One window of Psychrobacillus sp. FSL H8-0483 genomic DNA carries:
- a CDS encoding YitT family protein, producing MIKKNQKKKVIIEYMQIMLGAALVGLAYNMFLLPARLAAGGVSGISTILYELFQFNPAYVQWLINIPLLILGVLIVGKDFSWKTLVGTTFVPLVIWLTTGIHLPIDNPLLSAIYGGIMLGVGLGIVYRGNGSTGGTALIAQILKKFTGISSGFSQLLVDGLVVITSALVFDFELALYAMISIYVTSKVIDFVQLQTSPTKLVLIITDKEEEIQSIIKHEINRGLTKIKTLGGYSNQEKTMILCVVEQSEAVYFKKLLLEKEPASFVIFLNASEILGRGFSKARFDEKEVK from the coding sequence ATGATCAAGAAAAATCAAAAAAAAAAAGTAATCATTGAATATATGCAAATCATGTTGGGAGCAGCACTTGTCGGGCTTGCATACAATATGTTTCTTTTGCCAGCTAGACTTGCAGCTGGAGGAGTTTCAGGGATAAGCACCATTTTATACGAGCTTTTTCAATTTAACCCTGCATATGTACAATGGCTGATTAATATTCCTTTGCTTATCTTAGGAGTTCTAATAGTTGGGAAAGATTTTAGCTGGAAAACACTTGTCGGCACAACGTTTGTTCCATTGGTTATTTGGTTAACAACCGGTATCCATCTACCTATTGATAATCCTTTATTAAGTGCTATTTATGGAGGAATTATGTTAGGAGTAGGTCTTGGAATTGTTTATCGAGGAAATGGGTCAACAGGAGGCACTGCTTTAATCGCTCAAATACTAAAGAAATTCACTGGGATTTCGAGTGGCTTTTCACAACTGCTTGTAGACGGGCTAGTAGTAATCACGTCAGCTCTAGTATTTGACTTTGAGTTAGCACTGTATGCGATGATTTCCATCTATGTAACAAGTAAAGTAATCGATTTTGTTCAACTACAAACATCACCTACGAAATTAGTGCTGATTATTACCGATAAAGAAGAAGAAATCCAATCCATTATTAAGCATGAGATAAATAGGGGCTTGACGAAGATTAAGACGCTTGGTGGTTATTCCAATCAAGAAAAAACTATGATTTTATGTGTAGTGGAACAATCTGAAGCTGTGTACTTCAAGAAGCTTTTATTAGAAAAAGAGCCTGCTTCTTTTGTCATTTTCTTAAATGCATCTGAAATACTTGGACGAGGATTTTCAAAAGCAAGATTTGATGAAAAGGAAGTAAAATAA